In Numida meleagris isolate 19003 breed g44 Domestic line chromosome 11, NumMel1.0, whole genome shotgun sequence, the genomic window GGGCCATCGGCCCCGTCACTATCTCATGCTTGGGATTTATCTCCACTCTCTTTGTTTTCGGAGTCTTCATGAAGAACAACGACACTCCCATTGTGAAGGCCTCCGGACGGGAGCTCTGTTACATTCTCTTGACCGGAGTCCTCATGTGCTACAGCATGACCTTCATCTTCATTGCGAAGCCTTCCACTGAGGTGTGCACGCTCCGGCGCCTGGGGCTGGGCACGTCCTTTGCTGTCTGCTATTCGGCCCTCTTGACCAAAACGAATCGCATCGCCAGGATCTTCAGCGGGGTGAAGGAGGGGGTCCAGCGCCCTCGCTTCATAAGCCCCACATCGCAGGTGGTCATCTGCATGGCCCTCATCTCCTGCCAGCTGATCATCGTCATCATCTGGCTGCTGGTGGAGGCCCCCGGCACGGGCAAGGAGACCGAGCCTGACAAGAGGTACATCGTCACCCTCAAGTGCAACAACCGCGACTCCAACATGCTCATCTCGCTCACCTACAACGTCCTCTTGATTGTCCTGTGCACGGTCTACGCCTTCAAGACGCGGAAATGCCCCGAAAACTTCAATGAGGCCAAGTTCATTGGGTTCACCATGTACACGACCTGCATCATCTGGCTGGCCTTCCTGCCCATCTTTTACGTGACCTCCAGCGACTACCGAGTAAGAGCCTGAGCTCTGGGGACTCCGGTCCGCATGATTtgggctgcacagggctgggagggtGTGGGGAAGGGCAGATGAGGGCCCCATCCATGCTCTTTCTTGGGCCCATGGTGCCACTGCACCCGTGACGCTCACCCCTCTGCCTCCAGGTGCAGACCACCACCATGTGCATCTCGGTGAGCCTCAGCGGCACCGTGGTCCTCGGCTGCCTCTTCACCCCCAAGCTCCACATCATACTCTTCCAGCCACAGAAGAACGTGGCCAGCCACCGTGTGGGCACGGCACGCTTCAGCATGGCGGCCGCCAGCTCCAGCCAGTCCCACGGTGAGCATGGCTGGGCCGGGGAGGGGCAGGGGGACAGCTGGGACGGGGACCTGGGAAGCGGGAGGTAGGGGTGCTGCAGCGCCCAAGGGATCGGCCGCCCCACCCCAAGCCCTCCACCCCACAGATGCTCCTGAGGGTCGGTCACTGCACTGGGACATCCtgggtgggtgctgctgctggacctCCCCTCTTGTaactgctgccttcccctccagGCTCGGCCTCACAGTACGTGCCCACAGTGTGCAACGGCCGCGAGGTGGTGGACTCCACGACGTCGTCCTTGTGAAGTCTGGGGGAGGCCGTGCCCCAGCCCACCCCCTCCcggggagcagcagccccagagccggggctgcaggagcaggaaggcGGCCCCcggcccagccccagcccgcGCTGTGCCGCAGCGCTCATCCCTCGTGCCCATCAGCGGTGCACggccccatccccagctcccttGCACTGAGCTGCGCTGCCCATCACGCTTTGCTTGCCCTGAGCCATGCCCCACCGTCCACCTCCCCCAGGCAGAGCCACACTGACAGCACGCTGCCCTCACCCACCACCCCACTTTCTCTCCAATATCACATCCCCCTTGGATGAGCCAAGCATCACTCCAGCTTCCCCAGCACACCCGGACCACAACACCTGCACCCGTGGcactttcccttttcctcctcatttttaCTCCCGGGTTTGCAGGGTCCCAGCCACTGTCCTGTCCCTGAGGAACCCTCTGTGCTCCTGTCCCATGGCGGCAGAGGGACAGGAGACCCCCCCCAAACGCCCACTCCATGCCTTGGGGCACTGCAGAACCTGGCAAGGGGCTCGGACCGCTGCTGAGTGACGGGCCCCAGGGAGATGAGCCCTGCCCCTTTTTAAGAGTAGATTTTTTCTGTGCCcaagattccttttttttttttttttttgtaatttatgtaaataaagtggatttttgttgttcgtggtttttttctttttcttttttaatgcactctGCCTTTCCCCGGGGCTGGCTGAGCCTCAGGAAGGGCACCGTGTGCGCCCAAGAAAGAGGTGGGGGCACTTCCTTGGcctcaggctgctgctgtgcaaactTTGGTGCCCGATGCCGTGCACTGCTCCTTGGTGAGCTGGATGCAGCTGGCAGAGGCCCTGCAAGGAGAGCTGACATTAAGTGGTAGCTGTGAGCACTCTGGGGGGGTCCCCTGTAGGACGCAGAGCCCCAGGCACAACGGGTGCGCTGGTGGCCCCCGGATACTTGCAACCTCTTGGGAAGGGATTCGCCTCCCACCTGCCTTCCTGCGTCGGAGGTTTGTGACAACGTGGGGATAGGGTCAAGCACCACTGGTGACAGTGCATGGCTCCATGTGGCAGCACCCAAGTCCCATCACCATAGCACGTACTTGTGGCCTGAGGAGATGGGGATGCAGGGAACATAACCCCGGGGAGCCTCTCCTGCCTCGGGAAGTGCAAATGAGCCATGCACAAAGCGCAGAGCGATGCACCCTGCCCTGCTCGTGGTCAATTGCAGCACggttaggttggaagggacctcccagcccccagccccactcctgccacgggctggctgccccccagctcaggctgctcagggcccctcCATGGCctgggacacctccagggatgggcacccagagctctgggcagcagtgccagcgcctcactgccctctgagtgaagaatttacCCCTTACATCTCAcctagatctcccctctttcaatttaaaattgttACCCCTCCGTCCTATCACTCTCAGACCGCGCTAAGAGACGCTCACCTCGATGGCCCCGGGGCAGCAGCCACCTCCTCTGCGCCGGGCACGGGCACGGGCACGAGCCGCAGcgtccccccgccccgccggaGCGCAGCCGTGCGCGGTGCCCCGCGCAGCCGCCGGAGGGCGCCGGGCTCCGTCCCGCGGGGGTCAGCGCTGCCCGAACGGCCAGCGCCGGGAGCGCGCCGTCGGGGTCCCGTGCCTCCCAATGAGCTCTGCGGTCAGAGGTTCAGCGACCCCGGCTGCTCCCTGGGTGCAGCATCGAGGGCCGGGGACAGGGGAACGTCAGTCTCGTGGCTCACCGATGAACCTCGCGGCCTCCCGGCGCAGGGGCTCCTGCGGGCTCTGTAGGTAGAGCAGGCTCTGTCCCAGGTAGTCCCACGCTGCACTCTTCCTCCTCTCGGCCAGCTGGAGAGGGAAGAGCGCGGGGTCAGCGCAGGGCGGCCCCGAGCCTGTCCTGGGCTGTGGGAATGTGCGAACCATGCACTCGCCGATCTGCCACAACTGCGCCGTCTGCACCAGGTGCTCCAGCCGCCTCCAGCGCAGGAACCGTGCGGCACCAAGGAAGGCTTTCTGGGAGGCCTGCCAAACAGCTGAGATGCCGCCGcagcccaagcagcagcagagcccgCGTCCCCCGGagcccagagcagggaggaTGCGGCAGCAGGGGCCGACGCCGTGGGCTGCGGTACCCCTGGGTTTGGGGGCACCACGGGGGCGGCATCGTCCTCCCCCAAATGAACGCAATTCCCACCTCGGCCACGCTCTCTTCCTCATCGTGCAGGTGCAGATACAACGGGACCAGGCTCCTGTACACctccttcctcatcttcttcttttctctgcccTCCACAAAGCTCAGCGTGTCGAAGAAGAGGCGGATGGAGAGCTGCCGCACCGTGCCGGACTCCTgcggaggaggagggaaggatgtCAGCGCCGGCAGCTCCGAGCCCACGGCGAGCAGGGCCAGCACCCCCAGCGCAGTGGACATGGGCACACTGGGGTGACTGCCACGTCCCTAGCAAGCCGGGCTCCCTGCTCCCCTTACGTCCTCAAAGAGCGCCGGCAGCTTGCCGGCCAGCTCCAGAGCCACGAGGCTGAGCTTCCCCCTCTCCAGGAGCCGCAGCAGGGTGCTGAGCACCGGCAGGGCCACGGTGCGGGCGCTGCTGTCTGCGTCCTGCAGCTGCTCCGTGATGCACGGCAGCAGGCCGAGCATTTTCCTCGCCTGTGGGAAAAACATCCCCTTTCTTTTGGTACAACGGAGACCAGTGCCGGGGCAGAACCGCTCtggcagcagcctcctgctggcTTGTCACCGTGGCACGGTGCGGTGCTGGCAGGCAGGGCGGTCCCGCACAGCCCGAGGGCAGCGGGCAGCGAGGGGATGGGCAGAGAGCTGCCCCTGCTCACCGTGTCCTGCCtcgtgctgagctgcaggatgcCCCTGAGCACCAGCTGCTGCACGCCCACGCTCTGGCTCTGCACGCAGGTGTTGAAGAGGCTCACGACGCGGTGGAGCTCTTCGTTGAGGTCCACACGCTCCAGCATCTGCAACGCACGTGGCTCTTAGTGCTGGATCCCACCAGCAGCTCGGGGCAAGGACAGCAGGGCACGGCCAGGCCTGGCCCtagggcagcagggctggtgcgGAGGTCCCGCAGCCTCACATTCGCTGCTTCCGCTCACCTCGACGAGGAAGACCATGGCCACCATCTCCCAGGAGCAGAActtggtgctgagcagctcaaGCAGCTGGTGGAAGATGGGGGAACGCAGAGCTCCAGGCAGCTCCCTCATCACCCTGGCAGGGACAAGAAGGCACCATCAGCCCCGAGCCGGGCGGGCGCAGCTCTCCTGGCTGTGCACCGCTCTCACGTTGCCCCGGGGGCCGCAGGCTCTGGTGCTGTGGCAGCGCTTTGTCTGAGAGCAGGGGAACCCCCCGACACCACAAGGAAGGGCTCTCACCTGGCCACCACCTGCACTCCCTGGAGGTGGGTCACGGCGCTGAGAAGCGCGTCCCAGCCGCCCCGCTCCTGAATGGCCTCCATCTGCCTCTGGAGGCCCacgctgcagagcagcagcttcaagGCCCGCACTGCGGACCTGCGGGTGGAGAACGGTGCGAGTCACAGCGGGAGCCCCAGCACCGGGTCCCTGGGTGCGGGGGGGACGGGGATGTGGCACCTGATGGGAGTGAGCTGGCCCTGCTGGTGCTCCACCCAGAAGATTTCCACCTCCTGCAGCGTCAGCTCCGCGGTGAAGGACGCTTGCAAGAGGAGGGCCAGGAAGAGCTGGGGGAAAATGGCCTCCGCCTCCTTCAGGACGAGAGGCAACTGGAATATCTCAGGGATGGtccttgctgcctgcagaaagcaccCGGACACCGTCCTTGTCTCATCCCCCAGGTTTCCAGCTCACCTTGAGAGGTGTGGGGATGGAGGGACAAACGGGGAGGGAGACCCCCAGAGCCCCAGGCAGGTCTATGGGTGcatcccagggcagcagcaaggcTTGGGGGCAGACAGGAAAGGGGAGCGGGGACTCAACCTCAGCTGGGTGGGTGAGGAACTCACGGCCAGGGCGAGGACACGTGGCCTGTCCCCAGCGGATGCAGACATGTGGTACAGAGAATGGTTTGTGAGCActtggagcagctcctgcagcaccttcTCCACGGCCGGGGGCTCCGAGAGCATTGCCCTCCACATGGTGACGGCGACACTGCGGGTCCCCAGGGCTGTCAGCGTAGCTGCCCCCTCCTGGCTGacagctgtggggtggggaggggagaggagccCTGAGGGCTGTGGGCCCCGTACCTGGTGCAAGTgggggagcagcccagcaggctgCTAACCATCTCTCTCGGGTGTTTGTTGGCCAGCACGAGCAGGGCCCTGCCCAGGCTTTCGAGAACCAGCTCGGCTTTGATGGAAGGCAGGCTGCTGTAGATCATCTTCACGATCTTGCGCACCTGGAGGGGCACACACGTGAGAATGGGAGGGCACCGGAGCAGggccctgctgccatccccactgctgcctgccgGCCAAGCGCGGTGCCAGTGCCggggaaggagcagagccccgagggctggagctggggcagcagcaggttcCCACCTGCCCTGGAGGGAAGCGAGCCTCTGCCGCGAGCACATCCACCATGTGGGCa contains:
- the LOC110404873 gene encoding maestro heat-like repeat-containing protein family member 7, which codes for MVWQASRAQWGTDEVCEVQVPSGSGEGPSANIVSPQEEDPLSFIRACCTRRPQAEAHKLSFLASIRAVCEAALEDRSAYYGLCVCPLEVAQCIEELLQEEPAERLDTELQQQALSTIAAMSCARLLPEERKSGLLRACLGSVLHLPRHEDAKDHNTALCTETMEALHHLLQVLVGSAGASVLLELQNIVELLLPFTTCQLAAVEERAVACIARLLAFSNTCSLPEVCSCFTGAVMLRHRCTENQRFPVLGKLAGHLILCCTSTDEATRDEAMKAVRQLFIFIASQRMWLWQKDPKKPQLREREQTLLHQQVSQENSVSKIFEMFLKYLQYPERVNVFLTAIESMTAPSLHSTELAAHMVDVLAAEARFPPGQVRKIVKMIYSSLPSIKAELVLESLGRALLVLANKHPREMVSSLLGCSPTCTSVAVTMWRAMLSEPPAVEKVLQELLQVLTNHSLYHMSASAGDRPRVLALAAARTIPEIFQLPLVLKEAEAIFPQLFLALLLQASFTAELTLQEVEIFWVEHQQGQLTPIRSAVRALKLLLCSVGLQRQMEAIQERGGWDALLSAVTHLQGVQVVARVMRELPGALRSPIFHQLLELLSTKFCSWEMVAMVFLVEMLERVDLNEELHRVVSLFNTCVQSQSVGVQQLVLRGILQLSTRQDTARKMLGLLPCITEQLQDADSSARTVALPVLSTLLRLLERGKLSLVALELAGKLPALFEDESGTVRQLSIRLFFDTLSFVEGREKKKMRKEVYRSLVPLYLHLHDEEESVAEASQKAFLGAARFLRWRRLEHLVQTAQLWQIGECMLAERRKSAAWDYLGQSLLYLQSPQEPLRREAARFIGEPRD